One stretch of Caldalkalibacillus uzonensis DNA includes these proteins:
- the proC gene encoding pyrroline-5-carboxylate reductase, with translation MIENKKICFVGAGAMAEAILSGLLDHKIVKPGQITVTNKEDRFRLDELVYNFGVVADRTQTYSSIQQADILILAMKPKDIEKALLDIREWTRPDQLFLSVVAGVSTATISHFLGHAAPVIRTMPNTSAIVGLSATGMCLGDHVRDEHVRLARTIFESIGLVFITEEEKLDAITGLSGSGPAYVYYLVEAMIKGGMDVGLSYEDARKLTLQTVLGAATMLSETGEDPAVLREKVTSPNGTTARGLDTLRSYQFEQAVRECIRQATQRSKELGQMFSIQK, from the coding sequence TTGATCGAAAATAAAAAAATTTGTTTTGTCGGGGCAGGTGCCATGGCCGAGGCCATCTTAAGCGGCCTGTTAGATCATAAGATTGTCAAGCCCGGACAAATCACGGTCACAAACAAAGAGGACCGGTTCCGTCTTGATGAATTGGTTTATAATTTTGGCGTTGTTGCTGACCGGACACAAACGTACAGCTCAATTCAGCAAGCTGATATCTTAATATTAGCCATGAAGCCAAAAGATATAGAGAAGGCCTTGCTTGATATCAGGGAATGGACCCGTCCTGACCAATTATTTTTGTCTGTAGTGGCCGGTGTTTCAACGGCCACCATATCCCATTTCCTTGGCCATGCTGCTCCTGTTATTCGAACCATGCCCAATACATCTGCTATTGTGGGCTTGTCAGCAACCGGCATGTGCCTGGGGGATCACGTCCGCGATGAACATGTCCGGCTGGCACGCACCATCTTTGAATCCATTGGACTTGTTTTTATAACAGAAGAAGAAAAATTGGATGCGATTACCGGTTTATCCGGCAGTGGCCCGGCTTATGTTTATTATCTGGTTGAAGCGATGATTAAGGGGGGCATGGATGTGGGCTTAAGCTACGAAGATGCCCGCAAGCTCACCTTGCAAACGGTTTTGGGGGCGGCGACCATGCTGAGTGAAACAGGTGAAGATCCTGCAGTTCTGCGGGAAAAAGTGACAAGTCCGAACGGGACGACAGCCAGGGGATTGGACACCCTGAGGAGTTATCAGTTTGAACAAGCGGTGCGTGAATGTATCCGGCAAGCGACTCAGCGCTCAAAAGAATTGGGACAAATGTTTTCCATACAAAAATGA
- a CDS encoding S8 family peptidase has translation MQVPKRLLYLLGVILLLSTSIVLWLGDDEGNLAEEEIQPQIKQSERDGILAEDLALTSSLFIQQLAKQLEEWAKLDFSGQTLTKEFEQEINDHPHFNSFALIKDNRVVMQTAHFPDDPFAVLDLKTKKDQSLIYSDPYTSGEKPFMLIARQDDDHKQWFVGEVDLAFIKDFIGDMASVADANGHFFIGGEQTDVQVKDKQQTNMKNEQSVPEVGWTIVVQSQESDSQDMEEHYREGEVLVKFASKEAADNWLVHHQQFNVLKRFDAYCVLRHPEQSTADLIQYLQTDPHVQKVEPNYIYTKQEQAAGNVPNDEFFAPYQWNLSQIKAEAGWDITEGAENVTIAVLDTGVEEHHQDLAAKLVDGFNVIEENDDFQDQHGHGTHVAGIAAAVTNNLTGIAGVSWHNTIMPVKVLNEKGEGGLFELINGIIWATDHGAKVINMSLGDEEHSDLLYDAIRYAYEHDVVLVAAAGNDNVDVPMYPAAYPEVLAVSAVDHLEEKAVFSNYGDYMDVAAPGEHIPSTFVNDQYVFMSGTSMAAPHVAGLAGLIRSLHPELSNREVMNLIRQTADDLGPPGHDPYYGYGQINVYQALDHLSKGKSIVDPDAQQNGTPESIPHGETQEPLHPVPFVIKWINRLIEWIRT, from the coding sequence ATGCAAGTGCCAAAACGTTTACTCTATCTTTTGGGCGTGATACTGCTTCTCTCTACCTCCATTGTTTTGTGGCTGGGTGATGATGAAGGCAACCTGGCTGAAGAAGAGATACAACCTCAAATCAAGCAGAGTGAGAGGGATGGCATTTTGGCGGAGGACTTGGCTTTAACATCTTCCTTGTTTATTCAGCAGCTGGCCAAACAACTGGAAGAGTGGGCCAAATTGGATTTTTCCGGACAAACACTGACCAAAGAATTTGAACAGGAAATCAATGATCATCCCCACTTTAATTCCTTTGCTTTAATTAAAGATAATCGTGTTGTCATGCAGACAGCTCATTTTCCAGATGATCCATTTGCTGTGCTTGACTTGAAAACAAAAAAGGATCAATCCTTAATATACTCCGATCCTTACACCTCTGGGGAGAAACCATTCATGCTGATTGCCCGCCAAGATGATGATCACAAGCAATGGTTTGTAGGTGAAGTGGATTTAGCTTTTATTAAGGATTTTATTGGTGACATGGCTTCGGTAGCTGACGCCAATGGACACTTTTTTATTGGCGGGGAACAAACGGACGTTCAAGTGAAAGACAAGCAACAAACGAATATGAAAAACGAGCAGTCGGTACCGGAAGTGGGCTGGACGATTGTTGTTCAATCCCAGGAAAGCGACAGCCAGGACATGGAGGAGCATTATCGGGAAGGGGAAGTGCTTGTCAAATTTGCCAGTAAAGAAGCAGCAGACAATTGGCTCGTTCATCATCAGCAGTTTAATGTCCTGAAACGTTTTGATGCTTATTGTGTGTTGCGGCATCCTGAACAGTCCACAGCTGATCTGATTCAATATTTGCAAACAGACCCCCACGTGCAGAAAGTAGAGCCCAACTATATTTATACCAAGCAAGAACAGGCAGCGGGTAATGTGCCCAATGATGAATTTTTTGCCCCGTATCAATGGAATTTGTCTCAAATTAAGGCTGAGGCCGGCTGGGATATCACTGAGGGGGCAGAAAATGTGACTATTGCTGTACTGGATACCGGAGTTGAGGAACACCATCAGGATTTAGCGGCAAAGCTAGTGGACGGCTTTAATGTGATTGAGGAAAATGATGATTTTCAAGACCAGCATGGCCACGGGACACATGTGGCTGGTATTGCTGCAGCCGTGACCAATAATTTGACCGGTATTGCCGGAGTTTCCTGGCACAATACGATTATGCCCGTTAAAGTGTTGAATGAAAAGGGGGAAGGTGGCCTGTTTGAGCTGATTAACGGGATTATATGGGCCACTGATCACGGGGCAAAAGTGATTAATATGAGTCTGGGTGATGAGGAGCATTCTGATTTGCTTTATGATGCTATCCGCTATGCTTATGAACACGACGTTGTTCTTGTTGCTGCAGCAGGCAATGACAATGTGGATGTTCCCATGTATCCGGCTGCCTATCCGGAGGTATTGGCTGTCTCGGCAGTGGATCATCTAGAGGAAAAAGCTGTTTTCTCCAACTATGGGGATTACATGGATGTTGCTGCACCAGGTGAACACATCCCCAGTACATTTGTTAATGACCAGTATGTGTTTATGTCCGGAACATCGATGGCTGCCCCCCATGTGGCCGGATTAGCCGGCTTGATCCGCTCCCTTCACCCCGAACTTTCCAACCGGGAAGTGATGAATTTAATACGCCAGACGGCGGATGATCTTGGCCCACCTGGTCATGATCCCTATTACGGCTATGGCCAGATCAACGTTTATCAAGCTTTGGATCACCTGAGCAAAGGAAAATCCATTGTGGATCCTGATGCACAACAAAACGGGACACCTGAATCGATTCCACATGGGGAAACGCAGGAGCCCCTTCATCCTGTTCCTTTTGTCATCAAGTGGATTAACCGGTTGATCGAGTGGATCAGAACTTAA
- the cyoE gene encoding heme o synthase translates to MDKAVKSVKKEYISRHVMEPGPLADRKLSGTWKDYVTVTKVGIILGNLLTVLTGMWLAAGGFVGFSQLSLALILLTLLGTALIIASGTCLNNFIDRDIDQKMLRTKNRALAEGRLDPKNVLIMGYILAVLGTVLLLFVNWVATMMALIGLFFYVVVYTMWLKRTHHLNTVVGGVAGAMPPVIGWTAVTGSLDPGAWVFFAFMFVWQPPHFLALAMRRCEDYRAAGIPMLPVVKGFGVTKQQIVLWVAALIPTSLYLYLVTNVGWSYVWLALVLGLAWLALALAGFYIKKDILWARINFVYSLAYLSLMCIGIMLSTI, encoded by the coding sequence ATGGATAAAGCTGTAAAAAGTGTAAAAAAAGAGTATATCTCTCGCCATGTGATGGAGCCGGGTCCTCTAGCGGATCGCAAATTATCCGGTACATGGAAAGATTATGTGACGGTAACCAAGGTAGGGATCATTTTGGGCAACCTGCTGACCGTCCTGACGGGCATGTGGCTGGCTGCAGGCGGATTTGTGGGGTTCAGTCAGCTTTCACTGGCCCTCATTTTGCTCACTTTATTGGGAACAGCACTGATTATTGCCTCAGGAACCTGTTTAAACAATTTTATTGACCGTGATATCGACCAAAAAATGTTGCGCACCAAAAACAGAGCATTGGCTGAAGGGCGTCTGGATCCGAAAAATGTGCTGATAATGGGTTACATTCTGGCCGTTTTGGGAACAGTGCTGCTGTTGTTTGTCAACTGGGTAGCGACTATGATGGCCTTAATTGGACTGTTTTTCTATGTCGTTGTCTATACGATGTGGCTTAAACGGACACACCATCTGAACACTGTTGTGGGCGGTGTGGCAGGGGCCATGCCGCCAGTGATCGGCTGGACGGCAGTCACCGGCAGCCTTGATCCCGGTGCATGGGTTTTCTTTGCTTTCATGTTTGTCTGGCAACCACCCCATTTCTTGGCGCTGGCCATGAGACGCTGTGAGGATTACCGGGCAGCAGGCATCCCCATGTTGCCGGTTGTCAAAGGGTTTGGAGTGACGAAACAGCAGATCGTCTTATGGGTGGCAGCCTTGATTCCCACTAGCTTGTATCTTTACCTGGTGACCAACGTTGGCTGGAGTTATGTGTGGCTTGCTTTGGTTCTGGGCTTAGCCTGGTTGGCGCTGGCCCTGGCCGGCTTCTATATTAAAAAGGATATTTTATGGGCCCGGATCAATTTTGTGTACTCTTTAGCCTATTTATCATTGATGTGTATCGGTATCATGCTGTCCACCATTTAA
- a CDS encoding PTS transporter subunit IIC: MRSFLQRKGIDLSLKTYVITGLSYTALGLFSSLIIGLIIRTAGQQLGISFLTDMGQLAMDLTGPAIGVAVAYGLNAPPLVLFAAAICGAAGMPLGGPAGAYVAALIGTELGKLVSKSTRLDIIITPLTTILAGYVTAFYIGPYLDLALRSFGEMINWSVGQQPFVMGILVAVLMGLALTAPISSAAIAIMLGLEGLAAGAATVGCAAQMIGFATCSYRDNGIGGWLAQGLGTSMLQIANIIRNPFILLPPTLAGAILAPVATLWWEMENVKEGAGMGTSGLVGQIMTFTAMGFTWDVFFKVMVLHFIGPAVISLVIAAFLRHKGLIKPGDMKIEY, translated from the coding sequence GTGCGTTCTTTTTTACAGCGTAAAGGAATTGATCTGTCTTTAAAAACATACGTCATTACGGGTTTATCCTACACAGCACTGGGCCTTTTTTCTTCCCTTATCATCGGATTAATTATCCGTACCGCCGGTCAGCAACTGGGCATTTCCTTTTTGACAGACATGGGCCAATTAGCGATGGATCTGACAGGCCCGGCCATCGGCGTGGCGGTGGCCTATGGTTTAAACGCCCCTCCCCTGGTCTTATTTGCTGCAGCGATCTGCGGCGCAGCCGGCATGCCGCTTGGCGGCCCTGCCGGAGCCTATGTGGCAGCGCTCATCGGGACAGAGTTGGGCAAGCTGGTCTCTAAGTCAACCCGGTTGGACATTATTATAACCCCATTAACCACTATCCTGGCAGGGTATGTGACGGCGTTTTACATCGGCCCCTATTTGGATCTGGCCTTACGTTCCTTTGGAGAAATGATTAACTGGTCTGTGGGGCAACAGCCGTTTGTGATGGGAATCTTGGTGGCTGTGTTGATGGGCCTGGCGTTGACAGCCCCTATTTCCAGCGCAGCCATTGCCATTATGCTTGGGTTGGAAGGATTGGCCGCCGGGGCAGCCACTGTGGGATGTGCAGCCCAAATGATTGGCTTTGCCACCTGCAGTTACAGAGACAACGGCATCGGCGGCTGGCTGGCCCAAGGGTTAGGCACCTCCATGTTACAGATTGCCAACATCATACGCAACCCATTTATCCTGCTGCCCCCCACATTAGCCGGTGCTATCTTGGCCCCGGTGGCCACCTTGTGGTGGGAAATGGAGAACGTCAAGGAAGGGGCCGGGATGGGCACCAGCGGCCTGGTAGGTCAAATCATGACTTTCACGGCAATGGGTTTTACCTGGGATGTCTTCTTTAAAGTTATGGTGCTTCATTTTATTGGGCCTGCTGTGATCAGCCTGGTTATTGCCGCATTTTTACGCCACAAAGGATTAATTAAACCGGGAGACATGAAAATAGAATACTGA
- a CDS encoding diacylglycerol/lipid kinase family protein, whose amino-acid sequence MYYFIVNQTSGHGRGGRVWKRIAAKLNHESVPHKVFFTEKPGHATSIVQQLITEYEQQLKEEAKQSKQANIDGVIAVGGDGTIQEVVNGLIDHPIPFGCIPAGSGNDFLRGLLGETKVELALERILKRRTHSRETQQQRIDIVRIGHRTCLTVVGIGFDGQIAKTANESKVKKWLNRVKLGRLCYIFSLLQVLGKYQPVDVEITIDGKKHCFSNVWLIAVANMPFYAGGMAICPQAKYNDGRLDVCIVHNLSRWQLLRLLPLVFSGRHVSKPGIDFYYGKKIEVTSASPLVVHGDGEIVGETPIQVSVQPDTLQLL is encoded by the coding sequence ATGTATTACTTTATCGTCAACCAGACATCAGGCCACGGACGGGGCGGAAGGGTATGGAAACGTATTGCTGCCAAACTTAATCATGAATCTGTACCCCACAAAGTTTTTTTCACTGAGAAACCGGGACATGCCACCAGCATCGTGCAGCAGCTCATAACAGAATACGAACAACAATTGAAAGAGGAAGCCAAGCAAAGTAAACAAGCGAATATTGATGGCGTTATTGCAGTTGGAGGTGACGGGACGATTCAGGAGGTGGTTAATGGATTGATTGACCATCCCATTCCTTTCGGCTGTATTCCGGCAGGTTCTGGTAACGATTTCTTACGGGGACTTTTGGGAGAAACGAAAGTGGAACTGGCTTTGGAACGCATACTGAAACGCCGCACCCACTCCAGGGAAACACAACAGCAAAGGATTGATATTGTGCGCATCGGCCACAGAACATGCCTCACTGTGGTAGGGATTGGGTTTGACGGGCAAATCGCTAAAACAGCCAACGAGTCCAAGGTGAAAAAATGGCTGAATCGGGTTAAACTTGGCCGACTCTGTTATATTTTTAGTTTACTGCAAGTACTGGGCAAGTATCAACCGGTTGATGTGGAAATTACAATTGATGGAAAAAAACATTGCTTCAGCAATGTCTGGCTGATTGCTGTCGCCAATATGCCATTTTACGCAGGGGGGATGGCCATTTGCCCCCAAGCGAAATATAATGACGGCCGCCTCGATGTGTGCATCGTTCACAACTTGTCCCGCTGGCAGTTGTTGCGCCTGTTGCCATTGGTGTTTAGCGGCAGGCATGTATCCAAACCGGGAATTGATTTTTATTATGGTAAAAAAATAGAGGTAACGTCTGCGTCACCTCTGGTTGTCCATGGGGATGGAGAAATTGTAGGCGAGACACCGATTCAGGTCAGTGTCCAGCCAGATACTTTGCAGTTACTATAG
- a CDS encoding cell wall hydrolase: MAVIQANANDVRLLARLMRAEAEGDGELGMLMVGNVGVNRVRVRCLDFVDINSIERMVWQSPGGFEAVHYPYFYQRAREKEIRLAQRCINGERFRPAEFSLWFFRPEGACPAQWWGQWNAGRYKSHCFYSPTQSECPDVYRTY; this comes from the coding sequence ATGGCGGTTATTCAAGCAAATGCAAATGATGTGAGGCTCTTGGCACGATTGATGCGGGCTGAAGCTGAAGGTGACGGTGAACTGGGGATGTTAATGGTGGGTAACGTAGGTGTCAACCGGGTACGCGTGCGTTGCCTTGACTTTGTGGATATTAACTCAATCGAGAGAATGGTTTGGCAATCCCCCGGCGGATTTGAAGCCGTGCACTACCCATACTTTTACCAGAGAGCCCGGGAAAAGGAGATCCGTTTGGCTCAGCGCTGTATTAATGGCGAGCGTTTCCGTCCTGCAGAATTTTCACTATGGTTTTTCCGGCCAGAGGGTGCCTGTCCCGCGCAATGGTGGGGACAGTGGAATGCCGGCCGCTACAAATCCCATTGTTTTTACAGTCCCACCCAATCCGAATGTCCTGATGTGTATAGAACGTATTAG
- a CDS encoding class II aldolase/adducin family protein: MRNFSIVGTYRSHFMDWFKDGIKSQFIHKGYTYLDLPLNDIKLVFNLVDPERPRPFRRQAQATFVVSVLELEDHNGDMFKSAYPYLIRTLANHLICIAHGQDQIKVYFITPEQGCYCLTYTFGEEKQLFQSVYQRLEPLASSNLVIDNYFEPDLPQTLWDGDQVTQQIYEAGKKLDELNLLPTPFPIQEYLSERDLRHLQKLYGIGGLSYGNLSSRRDEHTFWMSASGVNKANLRTVGQDILLIKGYDQERNGMLISVPPQIQPKRASVDAIEHWMIYRQHPEVGAIVHIHAWMDGVKATEINYPCGTIELAKTVAQLVQESENPAQTVIGLKNHGLTITGRDLNDIFERIEGRIIPQVPMT, encoded by the coding sequence ATGAGGAACTTTAGTATTGTCGGAACCTACCGCAGTCATTTTATGGACTGGTTTAAAGACGGTATCAAATCCCAATTTATACACAAGGGTTATACATATTTGGACTTGCCCTTAAACGATATTAAGCTGGTGTTCAACCTGGTGGACCCGGAACGTCCCCGTCCTTTCCGCCGCCAGGCCCAGGCCACCTTTGTTGTTTCCGTTTTGGAACTAGAAGATCACAACGGGGATATGTTTAAAAGCGCTTATCCTTATCTGATTCGCACACTGGCTAATCACCTGATTTGCATTGCCCACGGCCAAGACCAGATTAAGGTCTATTTTATAACTCCTGAACAAGGGTGTTACTGTCTGACTTACACTTTTGGTGAAGAAAAACAATTATTTCAATCGGTCTACCAGCGCCTGGAACCTTTAGCTTCTTCCAACCTAGTCATTGACAATTATTTTGAGCCGGATTTGCCTCAAACGTTATGGGATGGTGACCAAGTCACCCAGCAGATATACGAAGCGGGCAAAAAACTGGACGAGCTGAACTTGCTGCCTACTCCTTTTCCCATTCAAGAGTATCTTTCAGAACGGGACCTGCGCCATCTGCAAAAATTGTACGGGATTGGGGGGCTGAGTTACGGCAATTTAAGCAGCAGGCGTGATGAACATACCTTCTGGATGAGTGCCAGCGGGGTCAATAAGGCCAATTTGAGAACGGTCGGCCAGGATATTCTGCTGATCAAGGGTTATGATCAGGAGCGTAACGGAATGCTCATCAGTGTACCTCCCCAGATTCAGCCTAAACGGGCCTCAGTGGATGCGATAGAACATTGGATGATCTACCGCCAGCACCCTGAAGTGGGGGCGATTGTCCATATCCATGCTTGGATGGATGGGGTAAAAGCCACTGAAATCAATTACCCCTGCGGGACGATTGAACTGGCCAAAACGGTGGCCCAACTGGTGCAGGAATCGGAAAACCCTGCCCAGACAGTCATCGGCCTCAAAAATCACGGCCTGACCATCACAGGCAGAGATTTGAATGATATCTTTGAACGAATCGAAGGACGCATCATCCCCCAAGTACCTATGACATAA